The following nucleotide sequence is from bacterium.
TTTTCCGGCCTTTGCGAAGAGGCATCTGCCGCATCCTGCCGCCCATTCCCCGTACGAGTGCCGCAGCGACAGGGATAAGCGGAAACAGGTTATGCGTGAGCATGTCATCCAGCCGCCCCCGCATTACACTTTGTGCGCATTCGCCGCTTGGGAGCCCTCTGGCGGGGTACCGTTGCCGCGTGTAACCCACGAGTGAACTATGTGATGTGCGGTTTGTGAATGATGAGGTGATGATGAAGATCCATCGTGTGTTTATCGCGCTGGCCGCGGTCGCAATGATCGCGCTGGCGATAGAAGCAGGGACGCCCGGAACGCCGCAGAATACCCGGGCCCGCGAGATTGCCGTCTACTCGCGGGATCATGGCAATGCCTTGGACAGCACCGGCGAAGTCCTGCGCACCATTTCCGTGCCTGTTCCTGCTCCCAATAATCTCGGAGTCTCCATTGCCGCGGATTGCGACGGTCATCTCTACTACACCAACTACCTCGTTCCCCAGCTTTATCAGATAACCGCCACGGGCGAACTGGTCGACAGCGTGGCTCTGCACACCTCGGCGGGCACTCCGGTCAACATTGATGAAATCGTCTGGGATCAGTCCCGCGGCCTGCTGTGGGGCGCGGAAGACGCCACCTTTCGCATTTTTCTGATTGACCCCGCCACCGGACTCTGTACCTTTCAGTTTACGGGTCTGGTGCAGGAGCCGCCGATCCGCGTAAATGACGGCCTTGCCATCGATCCGACCAACGGCACGATCTGGCATTCCCCCGATGTCAGTGACAGCATCGGCCACTTCTCTTCCAGCGGTGTTTATCTGGGATCGCTGATTCCCCTTGGCCCCACCGGACAGCCCGACCGTGACATCAGTGGCATCGTCGTGGGCACAGGCAACAGGATGTTTGTGGGTCACGACGGGCAGGGGCGCGTCAGCGTCGTCAATAAGCTCACCGGCGTGTGGATCCGCGATCTGGTCACCCTTCCCGCACGTCTGCAGGGTATGGAGTGCGACGCCGTGAACTTTGCGCCCAATGTCGTCCTGTGGGTGCGAAACGGGCTGAACAACACGCTCTACGCCGTGCAACTGGACAGCGGCGCCTGTGCCTGCGCTATTTCACAGGATACCTGCCAGTTCCTCTACACGCAAGTCGACATGGGCAACCTGCCCGCCTGCGGCTATCCGACGCTGCCCAACAATCCCGGCCACGGCCTTTCGGGCATTGCCTGGCTGGGCGCGTGCGTCTCGGGCGACACGACTCCCCACGCCGATGGCCTCGATTCCTGCAATGACGGTGTGACGTTCCTCAACGCGCCGTGGACGCCGTGCGAGATGGAATCGGTGATGGTAACCGTTACCGCAGGCCCCAACTTCCCGCGCTATCAGAACTGCGGAGGACAGTTATATTTGAATGCGTGGAAAGACGGCAATCTGAACGGGACTTTCTGTGATGAAATCGCCTGCCCGAACGGTGTGGCTTCGGAATGGATGATTCAGGATCTGCCGGTGACGCCGGGACTGCACACGATTGCGGTGCGGGATCCGGGTGTAACGAACATGGGCGTCTATGCGGGGGTATTCCGCTTCCGCCTGACCAGCCGGCCGGTGGGCCGTTTTGGGTTCGGTCTGCGCGATACCGTTGCCTGTCCGGCGGCGACGTGCGGCACGTTTGCGCTCGACATGCTCGGGGAGGTGGAAGACTACATGCTTCCCGACTTCCAGTTGGCCGTGACCCTGAACTCGCTTGACGCGGCAGCGGGAGATGGCTCTGTGGTCTTGCGCTGGGTTACGGCTTCCGAAAACGCCAATGATCATTTCGAGATTCTGCGCGACGGCCACAACATTGCGCGCGTGGCCTCGCAGGGCAACGGTCCCGCCGAACGCAGCTATCGCTACTCTGACGAGCATCTGGTGAACGG
It contains:
- a CDS encoding T9SS type A sorting domain-containing protein, which produces MMKIHRVFIALAAVAMIALAIEAGTPGTPQNTRAREIAVYSRDHGNALDSTGEVLRTISVPVPAPNNLGVSIAADCDGHLYYTNYLVPQLYQITATGELVDSVALHTSAGTPVNIDEIVWDQSRGLLWGAEDATFRIFLIDPATGLCTFQFTGLVQEPPIRVNDGLAIDPTNGTIWHSPDVSDSIGHFSSSGVYLGSLIPLGPTGQPDRDISGIVVGTGNRMFVGHDGQGRVSVVNKLTGVWIRDLVTLPARLQGMECDAVNFAPNVVLWVRNGLNNTLYAVQLDSGACACAISQDTCQFLYTQVDMGNLPACGYPTLPNNPGHGLSGIAWLGACVSGDTTPHADGLDSCNDGVTFLNAPWTPCEMESVMVTVTAGPNFPRYQNCGGQLYLNAWKDGNLNGTFCDEIACPNGVASEWMIQDLPVTPGLHTIAVRDPGVTNMGVYAGVFRFRLTSRPVGRFGFGLRDTVACPAATCGTFALDMLGEVEDYMLPDFQLAVTLNSLDAAAGDGSVVLRWVTASENANDHFEILRDGHNIARVASQGNGPAERSYRYSDEHLVNGTSYSYVLAAVDVNGHRTELRTVSATPTANADVITDYALAQNYPNPFNPTTEISYDLKDAGFVQLRIFNLLGQDVSTLVNASMPQGRHRVIFDASALPSGVYLYRIDVNGFVSEKKMLLLK